From Lolium perenne isolate Kyuss_39 chromosome 5, Kyuss_2.0, whole genome shotgun sequence, a single genomic window includes:
- the LOC127301925 gene encoding putative clathrin assembly protein At4g40080, with the protein MGIKLLRLAATLLSPGTAATSTASAADAQSAVLRATQHHPSTTPPYAHHLDALLAFGRGSRLSAAALATALTDRLRAASTGHGDAAVALKCLVLLRILLARGAFILRDQLLVALARHPASGRNPLALASFPLARSFAASSWVRFSARLLEVLLLLPDASRDGDAEYLAALPNPRLISELAAFASVAAAVRQAPPPSCAPLRNTLIWEAVHLAEEDRVAAERNIAARVREMGERLDTLGLADAAELVCVLRRVEEGAASPPEWKWAGLDEAVVADAARLRERAEEVLLCRTEQDSRLVRRDRAAASASARVVAPALGADVRFGSSRWAATVSSWR; encoded by the coding sequence ATGGGCATCAAGCTCCTGCGCCTCGCGGCGACCCTCCTCTCCCCGGGAACCGCCGCCACCTCCACGGCCTCCGCCGCCGACGCGCAGAGCGCGGTCCTGCGCGCCACGCAGCACCACCCGTCCACGACCCCGCCGTACGCGCACCACCTGGACGCGCTCCTCGCCTTCGGCCGCGGCTCGCGCCTCTCCgcggccgccctcgccaccgcgcTCACGGACCGCCTCCGCGCCGCGTCCACCGGCCACGGCGACGCCGCCGTGGCCCTCAAGTGCCTCGTCCTGCTCCGGATCCTCCTCGCCCGCGGCGCCTTCATCCTCCGCGACCAGCTCCTAGTCGCCCTCGCCCGCCACCCAGCGTCCGGCCGCAACCCGCTCGCGCTCGCGTCCTTCCCGCTGGCCCGCTCCTTCGCCGCCTCCTCCTGGGTCCGCTTCTCCGCCCGGCTCCTcgaggtcctcctcctcctgcccgACGCCTCCCGCGACGGCGACGCCGAGTACCTCGCCGCGCTCCCCAACCCGCGCCTCATCTCCGAGCTGGCCGCCTTCGcgtccgtcgccgccgccgtccgccagGCCCCGCCCCCGTCCTGCGCGCCGCTGCGCAACACGCTCATCTGGGAAGCCGTCCATCTCGCCGAGGAGGACCGCGTCGCCGCGGAGCGCAACATCGCCGCCAGGGTCCGCGAGATGGGCGAGCGGCTGGACACGCTCGGTCTCGCCGACGCGGCGGAGCTGGTGTGCGTGCTGAGGCGCGTGGAGGAGGGCGCAGCGTCGCCGCCGGAGTGGAAGTGGGCGGGGCTGGACGAGGCCGTCGTGGCCGACGCGGCTCGCCTGCGCGAGCGCGCCGAGGAGGTGCTGCTGTGCAGGACGGAGCAGGACAGCCGGCTTGTGCGGAGGGACCGCGCGGCGGCGAGCGCGTCCGCGCGCGTCGTCGCGCCGGCCCTCGGCGCCGACGTCCGGTTCGGATCCTCGCGGTGGGCCGCCACAGTTTCCTCATGGCGGTAG